A window of Coturnix japonica isolate 7356 chromosome 2, Coturnix japonica 2.1, whole genome shotgun sequence contains these coding sequences:
- the NEUROD6 gene encoding neurogenic differentiation factor 6, with protein MLTLPFDESVVMPESQMCRKFSRESDDQKQIKNPESFSKQIILRGKNIKRSPGEDTEKEEEEEEREEEDENGLPRRRGLRKKKTSKIRMERIKFRRQEANARERNRMHGLNDALDNLRKVVPCYSKTQKLSKIETLRLAKNYIWALSEILRIGKRPDLLTFVQNLCKGLSQPTTNLVAGCLQLNARSFLMGQAGEGAHHARSPYSTFYPPYHSPELGTPPGHGTLDNSKSMKPYNYCSAYESFYESTSPECASPQFEGPLSPPPINYNGIFSLKQEESLDYGKNYNYGMHYCAVPPRGPLGQSSMFRLPTESHFPYDLHLRSQSLTMQDELNAVFHN; from the coding sequence ATGCTAACACTACCGTTTGATGAGTCTGTTGTAATGCCAGAGTCCCAGATGTGCAGAAAGTTTTCCAGAGAAAGCGATGaccaaaagcaaataaagaacCCGGAAAGCTTTTCGAAGCAGATCATACTCAGAGGGAAGAATATTAAAAGGTCTCCTGGAGAAGacacagagaaagaggaggaagaggaagagagggaagaggaggatgagaaCGGCTTGCCCAGGAGAAGAGGCCTTCGGAAAAAAAAGACGAGCAAGATCAGGATGGAAAGGATCAAATTCAGGCGACAAGAAGCCAACGCGCGTGAGAGGAACAGGATGCACGGCCTTAATGATGCTCTGGACAATTTAAGGAAAGTGGTCCCTTGCTACtctaaaacacaaaaactgtCTAAAATTGAAACGTTGAGACTAGCCAAGAACTACATTTGGGCTCTTTCCGAAATTCTGAGAATTGGCAAGAGACCTGACCTGCTCACCTTTGTCCAGAACTTGTGCAAGGGTCTGTCCCAGCCAACGACAAACTTGGTGGCGGGATGCCTGCAGCTGAATGCCCGAAGCTTCCTGATGGGCCAGGCAGGTGAAGGTGCCCATCATGCCCGCTCGCCTTATTCTACCTTCTACCCTCCCTACCACAGCCCTGAGCTTGGCACCCCCCCGGGGCATGGGACTCTCGACAACTCCAAGTCCATGAAACCCTACAACTACTGCAGTGCGTATGAGTCCTTCTATGAGAGTACTTCCCCTGAGTGTGCCAGCCCACAGTTTGAAGGTCCCTTAAGTCCTCCCCCAATTAACTATAATGGGATATTTTCcctgaagcaagaagaaagcttGGACTATGGCAAAAATTACAATTACGGCATGCATTACTGTGCAGTGCCACCCAGGGGTCCCCTTGGGCAGAGCTCGATGTTCAGGTTGCCTACAGAGAGCCACTTCCCTTACGACTTACATCTGCGCAGCCAGTCTCTCACCATGCAAGATgaattaaatgcagtttttcataattaa